The sequence below is a genomic window from Nostoc flagelliforme CCNUN1.
AGAAAAACTTTTCAATTGCTCGGCACAAAACCTAGAAGCGAAAGTGAGCCAAGAACATTTATGGTGTGGTCGCAATGTAAAAGTAATAGATGGTTCAACTGTCTCCATGCCAGATACTGTAGAGAACCAAAAAGAATACCCTCAACCTAGTACCCAAAAAGAGGGATGTGGATAACCAAAGAGCCAAAATCGGCGTAATATTCAGTTTGGTAACAGGAGCTGCTATTGCCTTATGTATCGATGTTTTAAACACTCATGATATTAAATTAGCCCGAAAACTATACAGTTTTCTCAAACCCAATGATGTCCTGTTAGGGGATAGAGCATTTTGTGCTTATGCTGACATGGTTGCTATTATCAAACTTCAGTGTGATGCTGTATTTCGTAAACATCAATCTCGCACAACTACTATGCGAGAATGGCACTAAGAAAAGCGGAAACGCTTATCGATTAAGCTATCTGCAATTGTTTACGTAATTCTTGCCGGGGCTTGGTCAACCTGGGGTAAGCTTTGGGGCGGCGTTTAGTGACTCGTGGTTCATTTCTGGCGGGGCGAACGCTTACTACCTTGTGAACAATAATTTTCAGCAAAGTGCGGTAAAGTCTAAGCCGTTTTTTAGAGTCAGCAACCTCTAATTTAGGGAGAAAGTTAATTAAATGATGACGAGTACCTTGCAGGGATAAACGTAAGGGAGGAGTATTGTAAGTAGTTCCAGCCGACCACATCAAACTACGAAGTAAATTGTACGCCAGTAAATAAACATGAATTTCTTTGCGTATCATTGAAGGAGTTTTACATCGTAAAATATCCATACCCAAGGTAGTTTTTATATGTCTCAAATCCAATTCAACATCCCAACGTTTACCGTAAAGTCCAACAATTTCGAGAGTAGAATAAGTTGCTTTATCTAAAAGAGTAGTAATTAAGCTGACCCGCCCTGTACGAAAGCCAGGAATAACAATGTAGTAGTAGATTTCCCTTACAGTTATGGCAGAAGGTAGAGCATCAAATTCATCTAAGCTTAATCCTTGTGGGCATTTTTTAGGTTTATACCAAGTAACAAGCTTGTCACAATCGCCAATAATTTTTCCTTTTCGCATAGTAGAATGGCACTAAGTTAAGCGCAAAGCCAGCTATATCATGGCTTTTGGGTGTGGGGTGTGGGGAATTAAGAAGATGTTGAACTCCTTGACGCAACTAAAATTTAATTGTTTTAAAAACTACCCCCTACACATAAGATCCTTTGTTTCCAAGAAGCTATAACTCTATTTATAAAGCTATCAAAGCATCATTTAATACAAATATTCAAACATGAGGAAAATTGGATACGATTAGTAATGCTTGCTTACGCACAACTCTGGGCGGCAAAAGATTTAGCAACACACTTACCTAGACCCTGGGAGCGTTATTTAAAACCTGAAACTGATACAATCATGACTCCCAGTGCCGTACAACGCGATTTTCAAAGAATTATTTCTCTTATTGGTACACCTGCCCGTTCTCCCAAAACCAGAGGAAATTCAATCGGTCGAGTTCAAGGTCAGGCTCAAACGCAACGAACCAAGCATCCTGTTGTCAAGAAGCAGTCAAAATCAACACCTGATAAACAAAAAGCCGCGTAAATTTTCTTAGGCTTTAGGCGTTTAACTCAGTTTGACTCAGTTTGAAAAATAACTGGGGTAATTTATGATGCCTAGATTTTTTGTTCGCGAGTAATTTGATACTGTTGGCGAATTGCGATCGCTACCCTCAAAGCATTGATATGTCGTAGCGCCTCACTTCATAACCCTCTTTTGTCACTTTCCGTGAGGGCGATCGCTAGAAGCCTCATGAGGCAATGAATACAAGCTATACTATTAGAAAAAATCGGTCTTGTATTTGTTATTAGGAAATAATCGCGCGATCGCAGGCTATACAAAAGCTCTAGAATTCAGAAATGGCAAAAGTTTTCGGAGAGTGACAGAAGAGGGGTAACTTCTAAGTGCTATGCAACGATAAAATCGTGCGTTCACTGGCCCTACGCTTCACCTCCAGTGAAATTAACTCTAGAACGGAAATATTCAATCAGATTAAAGTAT
It includes:
- a CDS encoding transposase, encoding MRKGKIIGDCDKLVTWYKPKKCPQGLSLDEFDALPSAITVREIYYYIVIPGFRTGRVSLITTLLDKATYSTLEIVGLYGKRWDVELDLRHIKTTLGMDILRCKTPSMIRKEIHVYLLAYNLLRSLMWSAGTTYNTPPLRLSLQGTRHHLINFLPKLEVADSKKRLRLYRTLLKIIVHKVVSVRPARNEPRVTKRRPKAYPRLTKPRQELRKQLQIA